Proteins encoded together in one Lysinibacillus sp. FSL K6-0232 window:
- the thiD gene encoding bifunctional hydroxymethylpyrimidine kinase/phosphomethylpyrimidine kinase has product MQIVTTIAGSDSSGGAGIQADLKTFQELKVFGTTVITALTAQNTLGVSGVLPIEAAFVEQQLQALLEDFSISAVKTGMLFSPAIIQTVAHTFANTNIPLIIDPVMIAKGGESLLQQEAIEALSHYLLPIATIVTPNIPEAETLTGKTINTIDDIKEAADHLLATGVHCVIIKGGHLADTTDAIDYVFFNDGQAFSMQTPRIATNNTHGTGCTFSAALTAFIGRGLSIKEAIIEAKKFIQLAITHDLALGHGHGPTNHFAYQDSKNCCEVTIYEA; this is encoded by the coding sequence ATGCAAATTGTTACAACGATTGCTGGGTCTGATAGCAGTGGCGGCGCTGGTATACAAGCTGATTTAAAAACCTTCCAAGAATTAAAAGTGTTTGGAACGACTGTTATTACAGCTTTAACAGCTCAAAATACACTTGGTGTTTCAGGTGTTTTGCCAATTGAGGCGGCTTTTGTAGAACAACAACTACAGGCATTGCTTGAGGATTTTTCAATAAGTGCTGTAAAAACAGGTATGCTATTTTCTCCAGCTATTATTCAAACAGTGGCACATACATTTGCTAATACAAACATTCCACTTATTATTGACCCTGTTATGATTGCCAAAGGTGGCGAAAGTTTATTACAGCAAGAAGCAATTGAGGCACTTAGCCATTATTTACTGCCAATCGCAACCATTGTAACACCAAATATTCCAGAGGCTGAAACATTAACAGGCAAAACAATCAACACAATCGATGATATAAAAGAAGCCGCTGACCATCTATTGGCAACAGGTGTACATTGTGTCATTATCAAAGGTGGTCATTTAGCAGATACAACGGATGCCATTGACTATGTATTTTTCAACGATGGGCAAGCTTTTTCAATGCAAACACCTCGTATTGCAACTAACAATACACATGGCACTGGTTGTACATTTTCCGCAGCATTAACGGCTTTTATAGGACGTGGTCTGTCGATTAAAGAAGCAATCATCGAAGCGAAAAAATTTATTCAGCTAGCCATTACACATGATTTAGCACTAGGTCATGGACATGGACCGACAAATCATTTTGCCTATCAAGACAGCAAAAATTGTTGTGAGGTGACTATTTATGAAGCGTGA
- the thiI gene encoding tRNA uracil 4-sulfurtransferase ThiI, translating to MIWKEILIRYGELSTKGRNKMDFIRRLRENIRHAFVDLGHLHIRTERDRMFIAIDNERQMQTLIEGLPKIFGIQSFSPVAACEKDIATMKQLAVTIMDSFKEGQHTFKVEVKRTDKTFPLESHAIQREIGGYVLPHFKNLSVQVKQPDIELRVEVRHDAIYMMAQVIAGAGGMPVGSNGKSLLMLSGGIDSPVAGYLMMKRGVRLEAIHFFSPPYTSQNSLEKVKVLANELTKFGASIRLHVIPFTEIQVLIKEKVPSNVSMTTTRRMMLKVADQVREEIGALAIVTGESLGQVASQTLESLTAINAVTNTPILRPLISTDKLEIIDIAEKIGTYETSIQPFEDCCTIFTPASPKTKPKLEKVEHYESFSDFDELIARAVQNREVYIFPKKDEPQQDKFAELL from the coding sequence ATGATTTGGAAAGAAATTTTAATTCGATATGGCGAGCTTTCTACAAAAGGGCGCAATAAAATGGACTTTATTCGCCGCTTGCGTGAGAATATTCGTCATGCCTTTGTAGATTTAGGACATCTACATATTCGTACAGAGCGCGATCGTATGTTTATTGCGATTGACAACGAAAGACAGATGCAAACGTTAATTGAAGGGCTACCGAAAATTTTTGGTATTCAATCCTTTAGCCCTGTAGCGGCATGTGAAAAAGATATAGCAACCATGAAGCAGCTTGCTGTTACAATTATGGATAGCTTTAAAGAGGGGCAACATACATTTAAAGTAGAAGTAAAACGTACAGATAAAACATTTCCTTTAGAGTCACATGCTATTCAACGCGAGATTGGTGGTTATGTGTTACCACATTTTAAAAATTTATCTGTGCAAGTAAAGCAGCCCGATATTGAATTACGTGTTGAAGTGCGCCATGATGCCATATATATGATGGCACAAGTAATCGCTGGTGCAGGTGGAATGCCAGTAGGATCAAATGGGAAGTCTTTATTAATGCTATCAGGAGGCATTGATAGCCCTGTTGCAGGTTATTTAATGATGAAACGTGGTGTACGTCTAGAAGCTATTCATTTCTTTAGTCCACCATATACAAGTCAAAATTCACTGGAAAAGGTAAAGGTACTTGCGAATGAATTAACGAAATTTGGTGCAAGCATTCGTCTACATGTTATTCCGTTTACAGAAATTCAAGTTTTAATAAAGGAAAAAGTACCTTCAAATGTATCGATGACAACAACGCGTCGTATGATGTTAAAAGTAGCCGATCAAGTACGTGAAGAAATCGGTGCTCTTGCCATTGTTACAGGTGAAAGTCTTGGACAAGTTGCCAGTCAAACGCTCGAAAGCTTAACGGCTATTAATGCTGTCACGAATACACCGATTTTACGTCCACTAATTTCAACTGATAAATTAGAAATTATTGATATTGCAGAAAAAATCGGCACATACGAAACATCTATTCAGCCATTTGAGGATTGCTGTACAATCTTTACACCAGCAAGTCCAAAAACAAAGCCAAAGCTTGAAAAAGTAGAGCATTATGAAAGCTTCTCGGATTTTGATGAACTGATTGCACGAGCTGTGCAAAATCGCGAGGTCTATATTTTCCCTAAAAAAGATGAGCCACAACAAGATAAGTTTGCTGAGCTTTTATAA
- the ezrA gene encoding septation ring formation regulator EzrA: MEYIIIPIILLLILAIVGFMMRRKHVAIIAKLEHEKLQIQHKPINEEISKVKSLNMNGETEEMFERWRNIWDEVIDVHMTKIDSLLFDAEDQINRLRFKKATLIEREIEDYIQKCDQDKDKILEELNELIGSEEKNRIEIEQLKEYYRSARKTLLAHQHSFGVALPALEKKLEGFAQKFDEFDVLTNEGNYLQAREIVISLNQESQQIFDYINDIPTILTELQVKLPGAVQELRNGQREMEDQSYYLQHLELTEALNKYEKEFASLKNDLAELKLTVVKPRVAEINEEIDHFYDLLEKEVIAKNYVDQNCDRLLSSITNIIASTKLVGEEAAYVQQSYRLNEKDAEIPKAALKQLEALQRRYDLLAMRVREEKSAYSSLQEELIAISDELERIHEEQEHLSNTMKKLRIDENKARTQVEKLKKILQETDRILNKANIPGIPEEMDARLDEAAEHIYVVMQSLQEVPLNMGTVHNNLNAATLCVEDVNAKAHELIENVMLIERIIQYGNRHRATNSKLHMRLTEAEEAFHQFRYAKALEEAGTAVEEMEPGALKRIQEIVAEESVSK; encoded by the coding sequence ATGGAGTATATCATCATTCCGATTATCCTACTATTAATTTTAGCCATAGTGGGATTTATGATGCGAAGAAAACATGTTGCAATTATTGCAAAACTTGAACATGAAAAATTACAAATTCAACATAAACCTATTAATGAAGAAATTTCAAAAGTCAAATCTTTAAACATGAACGGTGAAACGGAAGAAATGTTTGAGCGATGGCGTAATATTTGGGATGAAGTCATCGATGTACATATGACAAAAATTGATTCATTACTATTTGATGCTGAGGATCAAATTAATCGACTTCGCTTTAAAAAAGCGACGTTAATAGAGCGCGAAATAGAGGATTATATTCAAAAGTGTGACCAAGATAAAGATAAAATTTTAGAAGAACTGAATGAATTAATTGGCAGCGAAGAAAAAAATCGAATTGAAATTGAGCAGTTAAAAGAATATTATCGTTCCGCAAGAAAAACATTGTTGGCCCACCAGCATTCATTTGGTGTAGCATTGCCTGCACTTGAGAAAAAGCTGGAAGGATTTGCTCAAAAGTTTGATGAGTTTGATGTTCTTACAAATGAAGGAAACTACCTACAAGCGCGAGAAATCGTTATTAGCTTAAACCAAGAGTCACAGCAAATATTTGATTATATTAATGATATTCCAACGATTTTAACGGAACTACAAGTAAAGCTTCCAGGGGCAGTGCAAGAATTGCGAAATGGTCAGCGTGAAATGGAAGATCAATCTTATTATTTACAGCATTTAGAGCTAACGGAAGCATTAAATAAATATGAAAAAGAATTTGCTTCCTTGAAAAATGATTTAGCAGAGCTTAAATTAACGGTTGTGAAGCCTCGCGTAGCTGAAATTAACGAAGAAATCGACCATTTTTATGATTTACTTGAAAAAGAGGTTATTGCGAAAAATTATGTTGATCAAAACTGTGATCGCTTATTAAGCTCCATTACAAATATTATTGCTTCCACTAAATTAGTTGGTGAGGAAGCAGCTTATGTACAGCAAAGCTATCGTCTAAACGAAAAGGATGCGGAAATTCCAAAAGCAGCTCTTAAGCAGTTGGAGGCATTGCAACGTCGCTATGATCTATTAGCCATGCGTGTGAGAGAAGAAAAATCTGCGTATTCAAGCTTACAGGAAGAATTAATAGCGATTAGTGACGAGCTTGAGCGTATTCATGAGGAACAAGAGCATCTCTCTAATACAATGAAAAAGCTACGAATTGATGAAAATAAGGCACGTACACAAGTAGAAAAACTAAAGAAAATATTACAAGAAACAGACCGTATATTAAATAAGGCAAATATTCCAGGAATCCCTGAGGAGATGGATGCACGCCTTGATGAAGCGGCAGAGCATATTTATGTAGTAATGCAAAGCTTGCAGGAAGTGCCGCTAAATATGGGGACGGTGCATAATAACTTAAATGCAGCGACACTTTGTGTAGAGGATGTTAATGCAAAGGCACATGAGCTAATTGAAAATGTCATGTTAATTGAGCGTATTATTCAATATGGTAATCGTCATCGTGCAACAAATTCAAAATTGCATATGCGCTTAACGGAAGCGGAGGAAGCATTCCATCAATTTCGTTATGCTAAGGCATTAGAGGAAGCTGGAACAGCCGTTGAAGAAATGGAGCCGGGTGCTTTAAAACGTATTCAAGAAATTGTTGCAGAGGAATCTGTATCAAAATAA
- the thiE gene encoding thiamine phosphate synthase, translating to MKREDLALYFIMGTGNSRLQEPLIVLEQALQHGITMFQLREKGHNALTGPAYEDFARHCQQLCQQYRVPFIINDDVELAIKLGADGIHIGQKDFPVCKIREKIGKMILGVSVHSQDELQIAQQYGADYVGIGPIFATTSKSDANPPSGTAFLQSVRSENRELPIVAIGGINCANAPAVLQAGADGVAVISAICDSKDIAHTVTMFRSLFAEHKKG from the coding sequence ATGAAGCGTGAAGATTTAGCGCTCTATTTTATAATGGGTACAGGTAATAGCAGACTTCAAGAACCACTCATTGTTCTAGAACAAGCCTTACAGCACGGAATTACCATGTTTCAGCTACGCGAGAAGGGGCACAATGCATTAACAGGACCAGCCTATGAAGACTTTGCACGCCATTGTCAGCAGCTGTGTCAGCAATATCGTGTCCCATTTATTATCAATGATGATGTAGAACTTGCGATAAAGCTTGGAGCAGATGGTATTCATATTGGTCAGAAGGATTTTCCTGTATGTAAAATTCGAGAAAAAATTGGCAAAATGATTCTTGGTGTGTCCGTTCATTCTCAAGACGAATTGCAAATTGCACAGCAATACGGGGCAGATTATGTAGGGATTGGTCCAATTTTTGCTACAACATCAAAGAGCGATGCCAACCCACCAAGTGGCACAGCATTTTTGCAAAGCGTACGCAGTGAAAACCGTGAACTTCCCATTGTTGCCATTGGAGGCATTAATTGTGCCAATGCACCAGCAGTTTTACAAGCAGGCGCAGACGGTGTTGCTGTTATTTCTGCTATTTGTGATAGTAAAGATATTGCCCATACAGTAACTATGTTCAGGTCGTTGTTTGCAGAGCATAAAAAAGGATAA
- a CDS encoding cysteine desulfurase family protein: protein MSNVIYLDNSATTKPLQEVMQTFMAVNEQYYANPASIHAMGVEANNLLMRAREQVADILQTTAKNVLFTSGGTESNNAAIFGLARSNTHIGKHILTTEIEHPSVLEAVKQLEKEGFEIEYLNVDKSGVISLEELTAKLRKDTILVSIMHVNNEMGAIQPIFEAASIIHKISRAAFHVDAVQSFGKLAVSFNGEDGPDSLSISGHKIHGFKGSGILAFRKAMRWQPYTFGGGQEFGMRSGTVAVPQAVALAKAARLAVEEMDERAKKYRQWQETICAQLQSYGEAVHILSTPQGAAHIFSFSVRDLKGEIIINAMQKRGVIVSTSSACSSKQTKTSHVVEALKLDEHYKKSVIRMSFGAYNTAEDIEKLQQVLAEVMMELKGEQSK from the coding sequence ATGAGTAATGTAATTTATTTAGATAACAGTGCAACAACAAAGCCTTTACAAGAGGTAATGCAGACATTTATGGCTGTGAATGAGCAGTATTATGCAAATCCTGCATCCATTCATGCTATGGGTGTTGAAGCAAATAACTTATTAATGCGTGCGCGTGAGCAAGTAGCAGATATTTTGCAAACAACAGCGAAAAATGTGCTATTTACTTCAGGTGGGACAGAATCAAATAATGCAGCTATTTTTGGCTTAGCACGCAGTAATACACATATAGGAAAGCATATTTTAACAACGGAAATTGAGCATCCTTCTGTTCTAGAGGCAGTAAAGCAGCTTGAAAAAGAAGGCTTTGAGATTGAATATTTGAACGTTGATAAAAGCGGTGTAATTTCCTTAGAGGAGCTTACAGCAAAACTACGTAAAGATACGATTTTGGTAAGCATTATGCATGTCAATAATGAAATGGGTGCAATCCAGCCTATTTTTGAAGCAGCTAGCATTATCCATAAAATAAGTCGAGCTGCTTTTCATGTGGATGCTGTGCAAAGCTTTGGCAAATTAGCCGTATCTTTTAATGGAGAAGATGGACCAGATAGTTTGTCAATTTCGGGTCATAAAATTCATGGCTTTAAAGGCTCAGGCATACTAGCATTTCGTAAAGCAATGAGATGGCAGCCATATACATTTGGTGGTGGTCAGGAATTTGGCATGCGAAGTGGAACTGTAGCTGTTCCACAAGCTGTAGCTTTAGCAAAAGCGGCTCGTCTGGCAGTTGAAGAAATGGATGAGCGTGCAAAAAAATATCGCCAATGGCAAGAAACTATTTGTGCGCAGCTCCAAAGCTATGGGGAGGCTGTGCATATTTTATCGACCCCACAAGGAGCGGCTCATATTTTCTCATTTAGTGTGCGTGATTTAAAGGGTGAAATTATTATTAATGCCATGCAAAAGCGAGGCGTGATTGTTTCTACATCAAGTGCTTGCTCATCGAAACAAACAAAAACAAGTCATGTTGTGGAAGCATTAAAGCTTGATGAGCATTATAAAAAAAGTGTTATTCGAATGAGTTTTGGTGCATATAACACAGCCGAGGATATTGAAAAGTTACAACAAGTATTAGCGGAAGTAATGATGGAACTTAAAGGAGAACAAAGCAAATGA
- a CDS encoding alpha/beta-type small acid-soluble spore protein: MTTNNNRNSNKLAVPGVQQALDQMKYEIAQEFGVQLGAEASARANGSVGGEITKRLVQMAESQLKGMPNNNQ, translated from the coding sequence ATGACTACAAACAACAACCGTAATTCAAACAAGCTTGCAGTACCTGGTGTACAACAAGCACTTGATCAAATGAAATACGAAATTGCACAAGAATTTGGTGTTCAATTAGGAGCTGAAGCTTCAGCTCGTGCTAACGGTTCCGTTGGCGGTGAAATCACTAAACGTCTTGTACAAATGGCAGAATCTCAATTAAAAGGTATGCCAAACAACAACCAATAA